From the Cupriavidus necator N-1 genome, one window contains:
- a CDS encoding cupin domain-containing protein translates to MKPEPFAVTPDAYARALNVVGERITVLASNAATQGYEVFLQQGEEGSGPPPHSHDWDESFYVTRGTIEIGYGDQAITAVAGTFVHVPAGTVHYFRFGIGGGEMISVTSHGGSASRLFTRLDEEIPPGAPDMEKLLAVAQECGIKISG, encoded by the coding sequence ATGAAACCAGAACCATTTGCAGTGACTCCGGATGCGTATGCACGCGCGCTCAACGTGGTAGGGGAAAGGATCACGGTGCTGGCGTCCAATGCCGCCACGCAAGGTTATGAGGTATTTCTGCAGCAGGGCGAAGAAGGCAGTGGCCCACCGCCCCATAGCCATGACTGGGACGAATCGTTCTACGTTACCAGGGGGACGATCGAGATCGGCTATGGCGATCAAGCGATCACTGCTGTCGCTGGCACCTTTGTTCATGTGCCGGCGGGCACCGTGCATTACTTCCGGTTCGGCATCGGCGGCGGCGAAATGATTTCAGTCACCAGCCACGGCGGAAGCGCATCGCGCTTGTTCACGCGGCTCGATGAGGAAATTCCGCCAGGCGCGCCTGACATGGAGAAGCTATTGGCGGTGGCGCAAGAGTGTGGCATCAAAATTTCAGGGTGA
- a CDS encoding bifunctional cytochrome P450/NADPH--P450 reductase, translating to MPPPIELSSPDQASDAPHPSPARPMHAPNPEPIPRDPGWPLVGNLLQITPGALGQHLLARSRHHDGIFELNFAGRRVPFVTSVALASELCDAARFRKYIGPPLSYLRGMAGDGLFTARSDEANWGKAHRILMPAFSQRAMKGYFDVMLRVANRLVDKWDRQGPDADIAVADDMTRLTLDTIALSGFGYDFESFASANLHPFIEAMVGALEEAMSKLTRFALQDRFMHAAHQKFDQDTRFMRDLVDDVIRRRRAGNAAQRRGGTANDLLGLMLEARDPDTDQRLDDENIRNQVITFLIAGHETTSGLLTFALYELLRNPGVMAQAYAEVDAVLPGDAAPVYADLARLPVLDRVLKETLRLWPTAPAFAVAPFEDTLLGGRYLIRKDRRLSVVLTALHRDPKVWADPERFDIDRFLPEQEAKLPRHAYMPFGNGERACIGRQFALTEAKLALALMLRNFQFTDAHDYQFRIKETLTIKPDGFTVRARRRRPHERIAAAPVAGTAQAPQAGPDVQGGGRPLAVLCGSSLGTARELAEQVHAGALAAGFDATLRDLDDVADALPTTGLAVIIAATYNGRAPDSARRLEALLDSGAASGYRAEGLSVAVLGCGNSQWPTYQAFPRRVYEFFTNAGASPLLPRGEADGNGDFDQAAERWLASLWQALQAGDSVGGPAHGTPPVRVQMRDVAEIRASTLPANTQGFTVLANTELVNDPSGLWDFSREAPRTSTRDIRLRLPAGVRYATGDHLAVYPQNQPGMVAALCERIGIDPDAIVTLSASGGAARGLPLGEALSVRQLLTHFVELQDVVSRQTLRLLSQSSRCPVTRQALQQLASDDAESGYAAQVAPRRLGLADVLDRFPAIELDLAGLLACTVPMRPRFYSIASSPLVSPDVATITVGTVWSAALSGRGLFRGVASAWLQGLAPGAMVAGAIRTPNPAFAPAADPATPMILIGPGTGIAPFRGFLEERAAQQAAGQPVAPVQLYYGCRHPAHDWLYRDDVARWQAQGVVQVHLACSVVDGEPRYVQDLLWQRRADVWARLNQGAIVYVCGDGRHMAPAVRQVLIQIGAEQGGMTPEAASDWLAELVSTGRYRQDVFN from the coding sequence ATGCCGCCGCCCATTGAGCTATCCAGCCCCGACCAGGCCTCCGACGCGCCGCATCCATCCCCTGCCCGCCCCATGCATGCCCCCAACCCTGAGCCCATCCCGCGCGACCCGGGTTGGCCGCTGGTGGGCAACCTGCTGCAGATCACACCCGGTGCGCTGGGCCAGCACCTGCTGGCGCGCAGCCGCCATCATGACGGCATCTTCGAGCTGAATTTCGCCGGCCGGCGCGTGCCGTTTGTGACGTCGGTGGCACTGGCCAGCGAGTTGTGCGATGCCGCGCGTTTCCGTAAGTACATCGGCCCGCCGCTGTCCTACCTGCGCGGCATGGCCGGCGACGGCCTGTTCACCGCACGCTCCGACGAGGCCAACTGGGGCAAGGCGCACCGCATCCTGATGCCGGCGTTCAGCCAGCGCGCGATGAAGGGCTACTTCGACGTCATGCTGCGCGTGGCCAACCGACTGGTGGACAAATGGGACCGGCAAGGCCCGGATGCCGATATCGCCGTCGCGGACGACATGACGCGGCTGACGCTCGATACCATCGCGCTGTCCGGCTTCGGCTACGACTTTGAATCGTTCGCCAGCGCAAACCTGCACCCCTTCATCGAGGCCATGGTCGGCGCGCTGGAAGAGGCGATGTCCAAGCTGACGCGCTTTGCCCTGCAAGACCGCTTCATGCATGCGGCACACCAGAAGTTCGACCAGGACACCCGCTTCATGCGCGACCTGGTTGACGACGTGATCCGGCGGCGGCGCGCGGGCAACGCGGCGCAACGCCGGGGCGGCACGGCCAACGACCTGCTCGGCCTGATGCTGGAAGCGCGGGATCCGGACACCGACCAGCGGCTGGACGACGAGAACATCCGCAACCAGGTGATCACGTTCCTGATCGCGGGCCACGAGACCACCAGCGGGCTGCTCACCTTTGCGCTGTATGAACTGCTGCGCAACCCGGGCGTGATGGCACAGGCTTACGCGGAGGTGGACGCCGTGTTGCCCGGCGACGCTGCGCCGGTCTACGCCGACCTGGCGCGGCTGCCGGTACTGGACCGCGTGCTGAAGGAAACGTTGCGCCTGTGGCCCACCGCGCCCGCCTTCGCCGTAGCGCCGTTTGAAGATACGCTGCTGGGCGGCCGCTACCTGATCCGCAAGGACAGGCGCCTGTCGGTGGTGCTGACCGCGCTGCACCGCGACCCCAAGGTGTGGGCCGACCCGGAACGCTTTGACATCGACCGTTTCCTGCCTGAGCAGGAGGCAAAGCTGCCGCGCCACGCCTACATGCCTTTCGGCAACGGGGAGCGTGCCTGCATCGGCCGCCAGTTTGCGCTGACCGAGGCCAAGCTGGCACTGGCGCTGATGCTGCGCAATTTCCAGTTCACCGATGCGCACGATTACCAGTTCCGCATCAAGGAAACGCTGACGATCAAACCCGACGGATTCACGGTGCGTGCGCGCCGGCGCCGGCCGCATGAGCGCATCGCCGCGGCGCCGGTCGCCGGGACCGCGCAAGCGCCGCAGGCGGGCCCTGATGTGCAGGGCGGCGGCAGGCCGCTTGCCGTGCTGTGCGGATCCAGCCTTGGCACCGCGCGCGAACTGGCTGAGCAGGTGCATGCCGGCGCGCTGGCGGCGGGCTTTGATGCGACGCTGCGCGACCTGGACGATGTGGCCGACGCGCTCCCGACCACCGGCCTGGCCGTCATCATCGCCGCCACCTATAATGGCCGCGCGCCGGACTCGGCAAGGCGCCTCGAAGCGCTGCTCGATAGCGGCGCCGCCAGCGGCTACCGCGCAGAAGGGCTAAGCGTGGCCGTGTTGGGCTGCGGCAACTCGCAATGGCCGACGTACCAGGCCTTCCCGCGCCGGGTCTATGAATTCTTCACCAATGCCGGCGCCAGTCCGCTGCTGCCGCGTGGCGAAGCCGACGGCAACGGCGACTTCGACCAGGCCGCGGAACGCTGGCTGGCCTCGCTGTGGCAAGCCTTGCAGGCCGGTGACAGCGTGGGCGGGCCGGCCCACGGAACGCCGCCGGTCCGGGTGCAGATGAGAGACGTCGCCGAGATCCGCGCGTCCACGCTGCCGGCAAACACCCAGGGCTTCACGGTCCTGGCCAACACCGAGCTGGTGAACGATCCATCCGGCCTGTGGGACTTCTCGCGCGAGGCGCCGCGGACTTCCACGCGCGATATCCGCCTCAGGCTGCCCGCAGGCGTGCGCTACGCCACGGGCGACCACCTCGCCGTCTATCCGCAGAACCAGCCCGGGATGGTCGCGGCCCTGTGCGAGCGGATCGGCATCGACCCGGACGCCATCGTCACCTTGTCCGCCTCCGGCGGGGCCGCGCGCGGCCTGCCGCTGGGCGAGGCCCTGTCCGTGCGGCAGCTGCTGACCCATTTTGTGGAACTGCAGGACGTGGTGTCGCGCCAGACCTTGCGCCTGCTGTCGCAGTCTTCGCGCTGCCCGGTCACGCGCCAGGCCCTGCAGCAGCTGGCCTCGGACGACGCCGAGAGCGGGTACGCCGCCCAGGTGGCACCGCGCCGGCTCGGGCTGGCCGACGTGCTGGACCGCTTTCCCGCCATCGAGTTGGACCTGGCCGGCCTGCTGGCTTGCACCGTGCCGATGCGGCCGAGGTTCTATTCGATTGCCTCATCGCCGCTGGTCTCACCCGACGTGGCAACCATCACCGTCGGCACGGTCTGGTCTGCGGCGCTGTCGGGCCGCGGACTCTTCCGCGGCGTGGCTTCTGCCTGGCTGCAGGGCCTGGCGCCCGGCGCCATGGTGGCGGGCGCCATCCGCACGCCCAATCCCGCCTTCGCTCCTGCGGCGGACCCGGCCACGCCCATGATCCTGATCGGCCCCGGCACGGGCATTGCCCCGTTCCGAGGCTTTCTTGAGGAGCGGGCCGCGCAACAGGCGGCCGGCCAGCCGGTGGCCCCGGTGCAGCTGTACTACGGGTGCCGCCACCCCGCGCACGACTGGCTGTACCGCGACGACGTGGCGCGCTGGCAGGCACAGGGCGTGGTGCAGGTCCACCTGGCCTGTTCCGTCGTGGATGGCGAGCCGCGCTACGTGCAGGACCTGTTGTGGCAGCGCCGTGCCGATGTCTGGGCCCGGCTGAACCAGGGTGCGATCGTCTACGTGTGCGGCGACGGCCGCCATATGGCGCCCGCGGTCAGGCAGGTGCTGATTCAGATCGGCGCAGAGCAAGGGGGGATGACACCAGAGGCTGCGTCGGACTGGCTGGCGGAGTTGGTCAGCACGGGCAGGTACCGGCAGGATGTCTTCAACTGA
- a CDS encoding MFS transporter: MLAASGHDGSEGSDRTLLYFGCLTLLIALATPAGSLVDIQTSYLLKNQLHATATQISIFRLVTGIPVYLAFVFGLARDQWSPLGLRDRGFFLIFAPVTAVAFIWMAFSGFSYAGLVIGLLLAMLSSRFIAAAYQGLIALVGQEKLMSGRLSALLNVVGSVPVVAAAFASGYISDHLAAKEAFLLVAMFALSIALLGLWKPVSVFGHLYEKPQARGSDLVGNVRRLVKHKAVYPAVLICFLWNFAPGAATPLQFYLSNELHASDSVYSYYNGIFAAAFIPTFLLYGFLCKKVSLNKLLWWGTIVAVPQMIPLAFIHSANLALVLAAPIGLMGGVATAAYFDLAMRSCPPGLQGTLMMLVDGVLALSARAGDLLGSWIYNSSPTHGFTYCVIATTVVYAMILLLIPLAPKALIATRDGEPGPEVQALAGEEAGT, translated from the coding sequence ATGCTGGCCGCTTCTGGTCATGATGGTTCCGAGGGCAGCGACCGAACCCTGCTGTATTTCGGTTGCCTGACCCTGCTCATCGCTCTGGCAACACCAGCCGGTTCCCTGGTGGATATACAGACGTCGTACCTGCTCAAGAACCAGTTGCATGCGACCGCAACGCAGATCTCGATATTCCGGCTGGTGACGGGAATACCGGTGTATCTTGCGTTCGTTTTTGGTCTCGCGCGCGACCAATGGAGCCCGCTGGGATTGCGGGATCGCGGCTTCTTCCTGATTTTCGCTCCGGTGACCGCAGTGGCATTCATCTGGATGGCGTTTTCAGGTTTCTCATACGCGGGACTGGTCATCGGGTTGCTGCTGGCAATGCTGTCGTCCCGGTTTATCGCCGCAGCGTATCAGGGGCTGATCGCTCTGGTGGGCCAGGAGAAGCTCATGTCCGGGCGCCTGAGCGCACTGTTGAACGTGGTCGGCTCGGTCCCGGTTGTTGCGGCAGCGTTCGCCTCCGGGTACATCTCCGATCATCTGGCTGCAAAAGAAGCCTTCCTCCTGGTAGCGATGTTCGCCTTGTCGATTGCCCTGTTGGGGCTCTGGAAGCCCGTTTCCGTCTTCGGCCATCTTTACGAGAAGCCGCAAGCCAGGGGCTCGGATCTCGTTGGCAATGTCAGGCGGCTGGTGAAACATAAGGCTGTTTATCCAGCGGTCCTCATCTGCTTTCTGTGGAACTTTGCGCCAGGAGCGGCCACGCCGCTGCAGTTCTATCTGAGCAATGAGCTGCATGCATCGGATTCCGTTTACTCGTACTACAACGGGATCTTTGCCGCCGCCTTCATCCCGACATTCTTGCTGTATGGCTTCTTGTGCAAGAAGGTATCGCTGAACAAGCTGCTGTGGTGGGGAACGATCGTCGCAGTGCCGCAGATGATTCCGCTGGCATTCATTCACTCGGCCAATCTTGCCCTTGTCTTGGCGGCACCGATAGGGCTGATGGGCGGTGTCGCCACGGCAGCATACTTCGATCTCGCGATGCGGTCCTGTCCGCCAGGCCTGCAAGGAACCTTGATGATGCTGGTGGATGGCGTTCTCGCGCTCTCGGCGCGTGCCGGCGATCTCCTGGGCTCATGGATCTATAACAGCAGCCCAACGCACGGTTTCACATATTGTGTGATCGCGACTACCGTGGTGTACGCAATGATCCTGCTTCTGATCCCGCTGGCGCCAAAGGCATTGATTGCTACCAGGGATGGCGAACCAGGCCCGGAGGTCCAGGCGCTGGCGGGCGAGGAGGCGGGCACCTAG
- a CDS encoding CitMHS family transporter, whose product MLTLLAYSMVIVFMALIMTKRLSAMVALILVPIAFAAIGGFGPELGPMMLDGVKKLAPTGVMLMFAILYFGLMIDAGLFDPVVRVILKLVGGDPVKIIMGTFVLAALVSLDGDGSTTYMITCAAMLPLYKRLGISRLVLACVIMMAGGLMNILPWGGPTARAASALGVDVGSLFVPMILPMIVTGMWGLFVAFLLGRRERNRLGTIALMRTGAGDDGHAMPEAAAGDPQIARPKLLWFNLLLTIALMVLLILGTLPLPALFIIASAIALMINYPSLHEQKERMGAHAANVVPVVSLIFAAGIFVGILSGTKMVDAIANSVISAVPDWMGPYMALVTGVLSIPFTFFISNDAFYFGILPILAKAAAVYGIGAAEIGRASLIGQQVHLLSPLVASTYLLVGLAEVEFGDHQRYTLLWALSAAVVMMLATVAFGVIPLIGRAA is encoded by the coding sequence ATGTTGACCCTGCTCGCCTATTCGATGGTGATCGTGTTCATGGCACTGATCATGACCAAGCGGCTCTCCGCCATGGTGGCGCTGATCCTCGTTCCGATTGCGTTCGCCGCGATCGGCGGTTTCGGCCCGGAACTCGGCCCGATGATGCTGGACGGCGTCAAGAAGCTGGCGCCGACCGGCGTGATGCTGATGTTCGCCATCCTGTATTTCGGCCTGATGATCGATGCCGGGCTGTTCGATCCGGTGGTGCGGGTGATCCTGAAATTAGTGGGCGGCGATCCGGTCAAGATCATCATGGGCACCTTCGTGCTGGCCGCGCTGGTGTCGCTCGACGGCGACGGCTCGACCACTTACATGATCACCTGCGCCGCGATGCTCCCGCTCTACAAGCGCCTGGGCATCAGCCGGCTGGTGCTGGCCTGCGTGATCATGATGGCGGGCGGGCTGATGAACATCCTGCCCTGGGGCGGCCCGACCGCGCGTGCCGCCAGCGCGCTGGGCGTGGACGTGGGCTCGCTGTTCGTGCCGATGATCCTGCCGATGATTGTCACCGGCATGTGGGGCCTGTTCGTGGCATTCCTGCTCGGCCGCCGCGAACGCAACCGGCTTGGCACCATCGCACTGATGCGCACCGGGGCCGGTGATGACGGCCATGCCATGCCGGAGGCTGCCGCCGGCGATCCGCAGATCGCCAGGCCGAAGCTGCTGTGGTTCAACCTCCTGCTGACCATCGCCCTGATGGTGCTGCTGATTCTCGGCACCTTGCCGCTGCCTGCGCTGTTCATCATCGCATCCGCCATCGCGCTGATGATCAACTACCCGAGCCTGCACGAACAGAAGGAGCGCATGGGCGCGCATGCCGCCAACGTCGTGCCGGTGGTGTCGCTGATCTTCGCCGCCGGCATCTTCGTCGGCATCCTGTCGGGCACCAAGATGGTCGACGCCATCGCCAACAGCGTCATCAGCGCCGTGCCGGACTGGATGGGCCCGTACATGGCCCTGGTGACCGGGGTGTTGAGCATTCCGTTCACGTTCTTTATCTCGAACGACGCGTTCTACTTCGGCATCCTGCCGATCCTGGCCAAGGCTGCCGCCGTCTATGGCATCGGCGCGGCGGAGATCGGACGCGCCTCGCTGATCGGGCAGCAGGTTCATCTGCTGAGCCCCCTGGTCGCGTCGACCTACCTGCTGGTCGGCCTGGCCGAGGTCGAATTTGGCGATCACCAGCGCTATACGCTGCTCTGGGCGCTGTCGGCGGCCGTGGTCATGATGCTGGCCACTGTTGCCTTCGGCGTGATTCCGCTCATTGGCCGGGCAGCGTGA
- a CDS encoding isocitrate/isopropylmalate dehydrogenase family protein — translation MENGAREQIPATLIPGDGIGPEVVDATVRVLDALGAPFAWDIRRAGMAGVEYSGDPLPEDTLDSIRRTGLALKGPLTTPVGGGFRSVNVRLREAFNLYANVRPARTLVPGRFENIDLVLVRENVGGFYVAHDYYIPVGDDPHAVAVSTGTNTRDACRRIARFAFEYAVRNGRKKITVVHKANILKALTGIFLEAAREVAQDYAGRVDMDDIIVDACAMQLVLNPWRFDMLLCTNLFGDILSDQIAGLVGGLGMAPGANIGDDAAIFEAVHGSAPDIAGKGIANPISLMLAAGLMLDHVGRQDLATRLRTAIELTLSQDQVKTGDLHGTASTLQFADAVVKRIESAN, via the coding sequence ATGGAAAACGGTGCACGCGAACAGATCCCGGCCACGCTGATCCCCGGCGACGGGATCGGTCCCGAAGTCGTCGACGCCACCGTCCGGGTGCTGGATGCGCTTGGCGCCCCATTTGCCTGGGATATCCGACGGGCGGGGATGGCAGGCGTCGAATACAGCGGCGATCCCTTGCCCGAAGACACGCTGGACAGCATCCGCCGCACCGGCCTGGCCCTGAAGGGGCCGCTGACCACGCCGGTGGGCGGCGGCTTCCGCTCGGTCAATGTGCGCCTGCGCGAGGCGTTCAACCTCTATGCCAATGTGCGCCCGGCCCGCACCCTGGTGCCGGGCCGCTTTGAGAATATCGACCTGGTGCTGGTGCGCGAGAACGTCGGCGGCTTCTATGTGGCCCATGACTACTACATCCCGGTCGGCGACGACCCGCATGCGGTAGCGGTGTCCACCGGCACCAACACGCGCGACGCCTGCCGGCGCATTGCCCGCTTCGCCTTCGAGTACGCCGTCAGGAACGGCCGCAAGAAGATTACCGTGGTGCACAAGGCCAATATCCTGAAGGCGCTCACCGGCATCTTCCTGGAAGCGGCGCGTGAAGTCGCCCAGGACTATGCCGGCCGCGTGGACATGGACGACATCATTGTCGACGCCTGCGCCATGCAGCTGGTGCTCAACCCGTGGCGCTTCGACATGCTGCTCTGTACCAACCTGTTCGGCGACATCCTGTCGGACCAGATCGCCGGCCTGGTTGGCGGGCTTGGCATGGCGCCGGGCGCCAACATCGGCGACGACGCTGCGATCTTCGAGGCGGTGCACGGCTCCGCGCCCGACATCGCCGGCAAGGGCATTGCCAACCCCATCTCGCTGATGCTGGCGGCCGGCCTGATGCTCGACCACGTGGGCCGACAGGACCTGGCCACGCGCCTGCGCACAGCCATCGAGCTGACGCTCAGCCAGGACCAGGTGAAGACCGGCGACCTGCACGGCACGGCCTCCACGCTGCAGTTTGCGGACGCGGTAGTGAAACGCATCGAATCCGCCAACTGA
- a CDS encoding polyhydroxyalkanoate depolymerase, whose translation MALYALRELTLQSLGPLGAMIEAGYRAVNFWGESVAWLPGLREADAALELFTRLTKSYGKPRFEIDEVLVHGQRVAVTETALIEEPFCRLLHFRKDMSSPGPRVLLVAPLSGHYATLLRPTVEALLPGHDVYITDWADARVVPLDAGHFDLGGYVDYLKKFLRYLGAGTHIVAVCQPGVPVLCAVAQMAEDNEQVQPRSMTLIAAPIDTRVSPTAVDQFARQHSLAWFEANVIERVPAGYPGNGRRVYPGFLQLAGFVSMNVAQHAGAHLDFYRHLVDGRQSEAARHRKFYDEYNAVLDVPAEYYLETIQKVFLEHHLCRGCMEVGQRRVYPEAIRNVSLLTIEGSDDDITGRGQTEAAHALCAGLAADRKEHLVVDGVGHYGTFAGQRFRESILPAMTQFIQRCAD comes from the coding sequence ATGGCGCTCTATGCTCTGCGGGAACTCACGCTGCAGTCCCTTGGCCCGCTCGGGGCGATGATCGAAGCAGGTTATCGCGCAGTCAATTTCTGGGGCGAGTCGGTCGCCTGGCTTCCGGGACTGCGCGAGGCCGACGCCGCGCTTGAGTTGTTCACCCGGCTGACCAAGTCCTACGGGAAACCTCGCTTTGAGATCGACGAGGTCTTGGTACATGGGCAACGGGTGGCCGTCACCGAGACCGCGCTCATCGAAGAGCCCTTCTGCCGGCTGCTGCATTTCAGGAAGGACATGTCCAGTCCTGGCCCCCGGGTGTTGCTGGTGGCGCCGCTCTCCGGCCACTACGCCACCCTGCTGCGCCCGACGGTCGAGGCATTGCTGCCCGGTCATGATGTCTATATCACCGACTGGGCCGATGCGCGCGTGGTCCCGCTTGACGCCGGGCACTTCGATCTTGGCGGCTATGTCGATTACCTGAAAAAGTTCTTGCGATACCTCGGCGCCGGCACGCATATCGTGGCGGTTTGCCAGCCCGGGGTCCCGGTGCTTTGCGCGGTCGCCCAGATGGCCGAAGACAACGAGCAGGTGCAGCCCCGCTCCATGACCCTGATCGCCGCGCCGATTGACACCCGCGTCAGCCCGACGGCGGTCGACCAGTTCGCGCGGCAACATTCGCTGGCGTGGTTCGAGGCCAACGTCATCGAACGGGTGCCCGCCGGCTACCCGGGAAACGGGCGCCGGGTGTATCCGGGCTTCCTCCAGCTTGCAGGCTTCGTATCGATGAACGTCGCACAGCACGCCGGTGCTCACCTCGACTTTTACCGCCACCTGGTCGATGGCAGGCAGAGCGAGGCAGCCAGGCATCGCAAGTTCTATGACGAGTACAACGCCGTACTCGACGTGCCGGCCGAGTACTACCTGGAAACCATCCAGAAGGTTTTCCTGGAGCATCACCTGTGCCGCGGCTGCATGGAAGTCGGCCAGCGCCGTGTCTACCCCGAGGCCATTAGGAACGTTTCATTGCTGACCATCGAAGGCAGCGACGATGACATCACCGGTCGCGGCCAGACCGAAGCGGCTCACGCGCTCTGCGCAGGCCTTGCCGCCGACCGGAAAGAACACCTGGTCGTCGACGGCGTGGGTCACTACGGCACCTTCGCCGGCCAGCGTTTCCGGGAGTCCATCCTGCCTGCCATGACGCAGTTCATTCAGCGGTGCGCAGACTGA
- a CDS encoding TetR family transcriptional regulator, producing the protein MEAIADGKRRLIDAALRLAAAKRSFAALKLREIAREAGLNPNTFYRHFSDMEDLAITAMAEVSAELRPMLRAVRWAAARDNPGEVATRACEALFLYAQHHPDAFIVGVCGITGPQPALRVAIRTVLDDIAAEMAEDIERLGLCPKLSRPAIDDVCAYVVSYLFHQCVDYIEADAAGRRRLMARSVQLSCWLLQGAAGPNAQPGTKSGRERKAVAA; encoded by the coding sequence ATGGAAGCCATTGCCGACGGCAAACGCCGCCTGATCGACGCCGCGTTGCGGCTGGCCGCAGCCAAGCGCAGCTTTGCGGCACTCAAGCTGCGCGAGATCGCGCGCGAGGCCGGCCTGAATCCCAACACGTTCTACCGGCATTTCAGCGACATGGAAGACCTGGCCATCACCGCCATGGCCGAGGTAAGCGCCGAACTGCGGCCGATGCTGCGTGCGGTCCGATGGGCCGCTGCCCGCGACAACCCGGGTGAAGTGGCCACGCGTGCGTGCGAAGCCCTGTTCTTGTACGCGCAGCATCACCCGGATGCATTCATCGTTGGTGTGTGCGGGATCACGGGCCCGCAGCCCGCGCTTCGCGTTGCCATTCGCACGGTGCTGGATGACATCGCCGCCGAGATGGCGGAAGACATCGAACGGCTGGGGTTGTGTCCCAAGCTCTCACGCCCGGCCATTGACGACGTCTGCGCGTACGTCGTTTCCTACCTATTCCATCAATGCGTCGACTACATCGAAGCCGATGCTGCCGGACGGCGCAGGCTGATGGCGCGCTCGGTGCAGTTGAGCTGCTGGCTGCTGCAGGGCGCGGCAGGGCCGAATGCCCAGCCGGGAACGAAATCAGGCAGGGAGCGCAAGGCCGTGGCTGCGTAG
- a CDS encoding cyanophycinase, which translates to MESISKFTQRCRMLGYYAVACISVALGVLIPPALAGDKTTASYSYFVTGTKYFETGNPVPVQTLPTPQPQAVQPVVIMGGGPDVDGAYRWMIQQAGITKATGGRLVVIRATGTDAYDPYFYYSNKKNATDMPAVDGYVGGAYLGLTAAETLVITDTAAANDPFVNAVVGSANALWIAGGDQSNYIKFWKGTKLNATIAALMQQNVPVGGTSAGANVLGQFVFSAIEGTVTSTQALSDPYNKYMTFDPKGFSGPSFLNATALDDTFVDPHFDSRDRMGRLVTFLSRSIAPWSGSGCEGGVLKNPSAARGIGLDVETALQIQKISGRFIAQRVTNLSTTSPSAVHFLRPLTSPAVCAPGKPLTIYGVHVQRLDDETVFDMTNWWNGGSAGIEAYVVDENAGIQSPATIHY; encoded by the coding sequence ATGGAATCCATTTCGAAGTTCACCCAGCGTTGCAGGATGTTGGGGTACTACGCGGTCGCCTGCATCAGCGTGGCCCTCGGGGTGCTGATTCCCCCTGCGCTTGCAGGTGACAAGACTACCGCCTCCTACAGCTACTTCGTAACCGGCACAAAGTACTTCGAGACTGGCAATCCGGTGCCGGTGCAGACCCTCCCCACACCGCAGCCACAGGCGGTGCAGCCGGTGGTCATCATGGGTGGCGGGCCCGATGTAGACGGCGCGTATCGCTGGATGATTCAGCAAGCGGGCATTACGAAAGCAACGGGCGGCCGCCTGGTCGTGATTCGCGCGACCGGCACCGACGCTTACGACCCTTACTTCTATTACAGCAACAAGAAGAACGCGACCGATATGCCCGCGGTGGACGGGTATGTCGGTGGCGCGTACCTCGGCCTGACTGCGGCGGAAACGCTGGTTATTACCGACACTGCCGCGGCGAATGACCCGTTTGTCAATGCCGTTGTCGGCAGCGCGAACGCGTTGTGGATTGCGGGCGGCGACCAGAGCAACTACATCAAGTTCTGGAAAGGTACGAAGCTCAACGCGACCATCGCCGCGCTCATGCAGCAGAACGTACCTGTTGGCGGCACCAGCGCCGGGGCCAACGTGCTGGGGCAGTTCGTTTTCTCCGCCATCGAAGGGACGGTCACATCGACGCAGGCGCTGAGCGATCCGTACAACAAGTACATGACATTTGACCCGAAAGGGTTCTCCGGGCCCAGTTTCCTGAACGCTACGGCACTGGACGATACGTTCGTCGATCCGCACTTCGACTCGCGCGATCGCATGGGCAGGCTGGTCACGTTCCTGTCAAGAAGCATTGCGCCATGGTCCGGTTCAGGCTGCGAGGGCGGAGTCCTGAAGAACCCGTCGGCCGCCCGCGGGATTGGCCTTGACGTCGAGACAGCATTGCAGATTCAGAAGATCTCAGGCCGTTTCATTGCACAGCGCGTCACCAACCTATCCACGACATCGCCCAGCGCTGTTCACTTCCTGAGGCCACTGACTTCGCCCGCGGTCTGCGCGCCCGGCAAGCCGCTAACCATCTACGGCGTCCATGTCCAGCGGCTGGACGACGAGACTGTCTTTGATATGACAAACTGGTGGAACGGCGGCAGCGCGGGAATCGAAGCGTATGTCGTTGACGAGAACGCTGGCATCCAGAGCCCGGCCACCATACATTACTAG